The following coding sequences lie in one Mercenaria mercenaria strain notata chromosome 5, MADL_Memer_1, whole genome shotgun sequence genomic window:
- the LOC128557038 gene encoding zinc finger protein 239-like, which produces MAIPVYAGANQCFKQLNEKPREATSGTERQKIIMLQSTEENVYKSDIPYNTISNSNAMKYRTKFTGENCFKCGICSYISNFRSNMDRHMKLHSGEKRLKCDACNYTCNYSSYMKAHMKIHTEEKRFECDVCGYSCNHNSTLQTHMRIHTKPFRCELCDYACGRKESLKVHEQTHTGEKSFHCGVCGFSCSQSCNLKKHMVIHTGEKHFKCEVCDYACNSRSYLKMHMRKHTGEKLFKCEVCDYACNSRCYLKIHMRIHTGEKRFRCEVCDYACNDSGSLKKHMKKHTGEEDLCLPRSGLSIKLSPFLTPFIP; this is translated from the coding sequence ATGGCCATTCCAGTCTATGCAGGTGCGAACCAGTGCTTTAAGCAGCTTAATGAGAAACCAAGGGAAGCAACCTCGGGCACCGAACGTCAGAAAATAATAATGTTACAAAGTACAGAGGAAAATGTGTACAAGAGTGACATTCCTTACAATACTATTAGCAATAGTAATGCTATGAAATACAGAACGAAGTTCACGGgagaaaactgttttaaatgtgGAATATGTAGCTATATCAGTAATTTTAGATCTAATATGGATAGACACATGAAGTTACATTCTGGAGAGAAACGCTTGAAGTGTGACGCTTGTAATTATACGTGTAATTATAGCAGTTATATGAAGGCACATATGAAAATACACACAGAAGAGAAGCGCTTTGAATGTGATGTTTGTGGTTATTCTTGCAACCACAATAGCACACTTCAGACACATATGAGAATTCACACTAAGCCTTTTCGGTGTGAGTTATGTGATTATGCATGCGGACGAAAAGAATCCCTAAAGGTGCATGAGCAGACACATACTGGTGAAAAGTCCTTTCATTGTGGTGTTTGCGGTTTTTCATGTAGTCAAAGCTGTAATCTGAAGAAACATATGgtaatacatactggagagaaacattttaaatgtgaggtttgtgattatgcatgtaactCGAGGAGTTATCTGAAAATGCATATGAGAAAACATACTGGAGAAAAACTCTTCAAATGCGaagtttgtgattatgcatgtaactCAAGGTGTTATCTGAAGatacatatgagaatacatactggagagaaacgcTTTAGATGTGAAGTTTGTGATTATGCGTGTAATGACAGCGGTAGTCTGAAAAAACATATGAAGAAACATACAGGAGAGGAAGACTTATGCCTACCTCGCTCCGGTTTAtcgataaaattatctccctttttaacaCCTTTCATACCGTGA